In Arachis hypogaea cultivar Tifrunner chromosome 17, arahy.Tifrunner.gnm2.J5K5, whole genome shotgun sequence, a single window of DNA contains:
- the LOC112766056 gene encoding polcalcin Ole e 3-like: MAEDSPEDIADRERIFKHFDANGDGQISSSELGEALKSLGSVTPEEIQTMMEELDTNNDGFISYEEFTVFARANRGLVKDVAKIF; this comes from the coding sequence ATGGCTGAGGATTCTCCAGAAGATATCGCCGATCGCGAGCGCATATTCAAGCACTTCGACGCGAACGGCGACGGTCAAATCTCTTCATCAGAGCTTGGGGAAGCACTGAAATCTCTGGGGTCAGTGACCCCAGAAGAGATTCAAACGATGATGGAAGAACTTGACACAAATAATGATGGATTCATTTCGTACGAAGAGTTTACGGTATTTGCAAGAGCCAACCGTGGCCTAGTGAAGGATGTGGCAAAGATTTTTTGA